A DNA window from Setaria viridis chromosome 2, Setaria_viridis_v4.0, whole genome shotgun sequence contains the following coding sequences:
- the LOC117845570 gene encoding lysine-specific demethylase JMJ30 isoform X2, which produces MASAGVEGEADRVAALLREITGEGGFAFVASAEKAGAGAGDLRAAEAAREMAWEQLHSGPWNEVGAAWRDAYALACLHVARLRAGGDRPAAVKALDMGLIMGGNLLRADLEAALARISSAEPCGCGGGGREEGAGAVDEEDRRWREGLDRNRDIADALKILPAKSLSSKKVERRSHISLEEFICNYFLCESPVIIGGTIDHWPARTKWKDIKYLKKIAGDRTVPVEVGKNYVCSDWKQELITFSQFLERMWSTGCPSNLTYLAQHPLFEQIKELSEDLMVPDYCYAGGGELQSLNAWFGPHGTVTPLHHDPHHNILAQVLGRKYIRLYPASISEDLYPHTETMLSNTSQVDLDNMDLKEFPRAENLEFMDCVLEEGELLYIPPKWWHYVRSLSTSFSVSFWWRATVEPSGGS; this is translated from the exons ATGGCCTCCGCCGGCGTCGAGGGCGAGGCGGACcgggtggcggcgctgctgcgggaGATAACGGGTGAGGGCGGGTTCGCGTTCGTCGCCTCGGCGGagaaggcgggggcgggggccggggacctccgcgcggcggaggcggcgcgggagatGGCGTGGGAGCAGCTCCACTCGGGCCCCTGGAACGAGGTGGGCGCCGCCTGGCGGGACGCATACGCGCTCGCCTGCCTCCACGTCGCCCGGCTCCGCGCTGGCGGCGACCGCCCCGCCGCGGTCAAGGCGCTCGACATGGGGCTCATCATGGGGGGCAACCTGCTCCGCGCCGACCTCGAGGCCGCCCTGGCACGCATCTCCTCCGCCGAGccgtgcggctgcggcggcggcggccgcgaagAGGGCGCGGGGGCCGTCGATGAGGAGGACCGGAGGTGGAGGGAGGGGCTCGACAGGAACCGAGACATCGCTGAT GCACTCAAAATTCTCCCAGCAAAGTCTTTATCCAGTAAGAAAGTCGAGAGGCGATCACACATTTCCTTGGAGGAGTTTATATGTAATTACTTTTTATGTGAGTCCCCTGTCATAATCGGTGGCACCATTGACCATTGGCCTGCAAGGACAAAATGGAAGGACATtaaatacctcaagaaaatTGCTGGAGATCGGACTGTTCCTGTTGAA GTTGGAAAAAATTATGTGTGTAGTGATTGGAAGCAGGAGCTTATCACATTTTCTCAGTTCCTTGAGAGGATGTGGTCAACTGGTTGTCCATCAAACTTGACATATCTAGCTCAGCATCCATTGTTTGAGCAG ATAAAAGAGCTTAGTGAAGACTTAATGGTTCCTGACTACTGTTATGCTGGCGGAGGTGAACTACAATCACTCAATGCTTGGTTTGGCCCACATGGGACAGTAACACCATTGCACCATGACCCGCACCACAACATCTTAGCTCAG GTCTTGGGCAGGAAGTACATTAGACTTTATCCTGCTTCCATATCTGAGGACTTGTATCCACACACAGAAACTATGCTAAGCAACACCAGTCAG GTAGATCTTGACAACATGGATTTGAAGGAGTTCCCTAGGGCTGAAAACCTGGAATTCATGGATTGTGTACTGGAGGAGGGTGAGCTGCTTTACATCCCACCAAAATGGTGGCACTACGTCCGATCTCTCTCCACAAGTTTCTCGGTTAGCTTTTGGTGGCGTGCCACGGTTGAACCTTCAGGCGGTTCATAG
- the LOC117845570 gene encoding lysine-specific demethylase JMJ30 isoform X1: protein MASAGVEGEADRVAALLREITGEGGFAFVASAEKAGAGAGDLRAAEAAREMAWEQLHSGPWNEVGAAWRDAYALACLHVARLRAGGDRPAAVKALDMGLIMGGNLLRADLEAALARISSAEPCGCGGGGREEGAGAVDEEDRRWREGLDRNRDIADVRSLLPFNLFQALKILPAKSLSSKKVERRSHISLEEFICNYFLCESPVIIGGTIDHWPARTKWKDIKYLKKIAGDRTVPVEVGKNYVCSDWKQELITFSQFLERMWSTGCPSNLTYLAQHPLFEQIKELSEDLMVPDYCYAGGGELQSLNAWFGPHGTVTPLHHDPHHNILAQVLGRKYIRLYPASISEDLYPHTETMLSNTSQVDLDNMDLKEFPRAENLEFMDCVLEEGELLYIPPKWWHYVRSLSTSFSVSFWWRATVEPSGGS from the exons ATGGCCTCCGCCGGCGTCGAGGGCGAGGCGGACcgggtggcggcgctgctgcgggaGATAACGGGTGAGGGCGGGTTCGCGTTCGTCGCCTCGGCGGagaaggcgggggcgggggccggggacctccgcgcggcggaggcggcgcgggagatGGCGTGGGAGCAGCTCCACTCGGGCCCCTGGAACGAGGTGGGCGCCGCCTGGCGGGACGCATACGCGCTCGCCTGCCTCCACGTCGCCCGGCTCCGCGCTGGCGGCGACCGCCCCGCCGCGGTCAAGGCGCTCGACATGGGGCTCATCATGGGGGGCAACCTGCTCCGCGCCGACCTCGAGGCCGCCCTGGCACGCATCTCCTCCGCCGAGccgtgcggctgcggcggcggcggccgcgaagAGGGCGCGGGGGCCGTCGATGAGGAGGACCGGAGGTGGAGGGAGGGGCTCGACAGGAACCGAGACATCGCTGATGTGAGATCGCTATTGCCTTT TAATTTGTTTCAGGCACTCAAAATTCTCCCAGCAAAGTCTTTATCCAGTAAGAAAGTCGAGAGGCGATCACACATTTCCTTGGAGGAGTTTATATGTAATTACTTTTTATGTGAGTCCCCTGTCATAATCGGTGGCACCATTGACCATTGGCCTGCAAGGACAAAATGGAAGGACATtaaatacctcaagaaaatTGCTGGAGATCGGACTGTTCCTGTTGAA GTTGGAAAAAATTATGTGTGTAGTGATTGGAAGCAGGAGCTTATCACATTTTCTCAGTTCCTTGAGAGGATGTGGTCAACTGGTTGTCCATCAAACTTGACATATCTAGCTCAGCATCCATTGTTTGAGCAG ATAAAAGAGCTTAGTGAAGACTTAATGGTTCCTGACTACTGTTATGCTGGCGGAGGTGAACTACAATCACTCAATGCTTGGTTTGGCCCACATGGGACAGTAACACCATTGCACCATGACCCGCACCACAACATCTTAGCTCAG GTCTTGGGCAGGAAGTACATTAGACTTTATCCTGCTTCCATATCTGAGGACTTGTATCCACACACAGAAACTATGCTAAGCAACACCAGTCAG GTAGATCTTGACAACATGGATTTGAAGGAGTTCCCTAGGGCTGAAAACCTGGAATTCATGGATTGTGTACTGGAGGAGGGTGAGCTGCTTTACATCCCACCAAAATGGTGGCACTACGTCCGATCTCTCTCCACAAGTTTCTCGGTTAGCTTTTGGTGGCGTGCCACGGTTGAACCTTCAGGCGGTTCATAG